From one Erythrobacter sp. HKB08 genomic stretch:
- a CDS encoding ATPase produces the protein MPQIAQLAETYSSQIFWLLVFFGITFFFIGRGMVPKVMETVAQRDTQIASDLAAAEAARAKADEEEEAWRVRENENRAKAQAIVAEAKAEAAAKSEKKIAAAQKRLDTKLAKAEAEIAEARKSALAEVEDVAVEAAQDIVQRLAGVKVAKPAAKSAVKEAMANG, from the coding sequence ATGCCCCAGATAGCGCAGCTAGCGGAGACCTATTCGAGCCAGATTTTCTGGCTGCTGGTCTTCTTCGGCATCACTTTCTTCTTTATCGGCCGTGGGATGGTTCCCAAGGTCATGGAAACCGTCGCCCAGCGCGACACCCAGATCGCTTCCGACCTCGCCGCTGCAGAAGCCGCGCGGGCGAAGGCGGATGAGGAAGAAGAAGCTTGGCGCGTTCGCGAGAACGAGAACCGCGCGAAGGCGCAGGCTATCGTGGCCGAGGCGAAGGCCGAAGCTGCTGCCAAGTCCGAGAAGAAGATCGCGGCTGCGCAGAAGCGCCTCGACACCAAGCTGGCGAAGGCCGAGGCGGAAATCGCCGAAGCGCGCAAGTCGGCCCTGGCCGAGGTCGAGGACGTCGCGGTCGAGGCTGCACAGGACATCGTCCAGCGCCTCGCCGGGGTGAAGGTCGCCAAGCCGGCTGCGAAGTCGGCCGTGAAGGAGGCCATGGCCAATGGCTAA
- a CDS encoding F0F1 ATP synthase subunit C — MEVEAAKLVGAGLAAIGAGMAAIGVGNVFGSFLESALRNPGAADGQQGRLFIGFAAAELLGLLAFVVAMILIFVA, encoded by the coding sequence ATGGAAGTAGAAGCTGCAAAGCTCGTCGGTGCGGGTCTCGCTGCTATCGGTGCCGGCATGGCCGCCATCGGCGTGGGTAACGTTTTCGGCTCGTTCCTCGAGTCCGCTCTGCGTAACCCGGGAGCGGCAGACGGCCAGCAGGGCCGCCTGTTCATCGGCTTCGCCGCTGCCGAGCTTCTCGGCCTGCTGGCGTTCGTCGTCGCGATGATCCTGATCTTCGTCGCCTGA